Part of the Lycium ferocissimum isolate CSIRO_LF1 chromosome 6, AGI_CSIRO_Lferr_CH_V1, whole genome shotgun sequence genome, GGAATTTGGAAAGGGATGAGAATACGAAGTTTTTCCATTCAGTGGCTAAGGGTAGAAGGAAATTTCCGCACATAAAGAGAATCTATGAAAATGGAGCATGGATAGAGGGTGAAGAGGAGATTGGCAATGCTGCTGCTCAATTCTATCAGAATCTTTTCTCACAACTAGACAAcaccattgatattgatatCCTTAAGCATGTTCCTAAATGCATTGAATTTGTTGATAATgaaaaccttttaaaaaaactcTTCTGAAGAGGAGGTGAAAAATGATGTTTTTAATATAAATCCCAACAGTTCTACTGGACCTGATGGGTTTAGTGGTTTGTTTTTTCAAGAATTTTGGGATATTGTTGGACCAGACATCGTAAACTTTGTTAGAACTGTTTTTAATGGTAAACAAATCCCAAGATACTTTACAAATACTTGTTTAATTCTACTTCCTAAAGTAGATTCTCCTCAAACTTTTTCTAAATTTAGACCAATAAGTCTCAGTACTGTGACTCAAAAAGTTATTTCAAAAGTCATGTCTGATAGGCTATCTAACATTATCCCTAAGATAATTTCTGTCAACCAAAGTGGTTTTGTTAAAGGTAGATCTATAGGGAAAAATGTTCTACTAACACAAGAATCATTCATGAGATTAAACAAGATAACAAAGGTGGTAATGTGATTTTTGAAATAGATAGAACAAAGCATATGATAGATTATCCTGGTATTTTTTGTGTCTTTGTAATGAGAAAAATGGGTTTTGATGAAAACTGGATATTTATCATATGGAATGTTTTGTCTAATAATTGGTACTCAGTAGTTATTAATGGAAAGAGACATGGcttttttaaatctcaaagaaGAGTAAAGCAAGGAGATCCAATCTCCCCTGCTTTGTTCATAATAGCTCTTTGAGGCACTATCATGTATGTTGAATAACCTGAATAATAATCCTAGGTTCAGTAGCTTCACTATACAAGCTGAACGACCTAGGATTAATCACCTTGCTTATGCTGATGacttaataattttaaataggGAAAATCTAAATCTTTGAAGCTGGTCATGAAAGTGTTGGAGGATTATTCAATCAACTCTGGACAGATCATAAATAGGAACAAGAGCTGTTTCTTGATGGACAAGAAGATTTCAGAGAAAAGGAGCAGTATAGTTGCCAACATTTTGCAAGTTCAAAGACAAGAGTTTCCTATAACATACTTGGGATGTCCTCTGTTTCAAGGCAAGAAATTAATTTGCTATTCTGCTGATATGGCAACAAAGATTCTCAAGAAGCTGAATTCTTGAAACTATGGAAGACTCTCAATTGGTGGGAAGGTAATCTTGATTAAGGATGTGTTATTTGCAATGCCAGTACATCTACTAGCCATATGTCAACCACCAAAAACTATTTTGAAGCAAATGGAGCAAATTTTTGCCAATTTCTTGTGGGGAAATAATGAGGGCAAGCATAAATATCACTGGGAAAAATGACCTAGTCTATGTTTGCCTACAGGGGAAGGTGGCATTAGCATTAGAGCATTGCATGAAATCTCTGATTCATTTGCTTCCAAGTTGTGGTGGCAGTTTAGAACTAAAGAATCCTTGTGGGCAagtttttttaaagctaaatatTCTAGAAGAATCCACCCTGTGGCAAGAAAATGGAATTATGATCAATCCTATAATTGGAGGAGGAGGATgaatatcaaaagaaaattagaTCATCTTATTTTATGGAGGgtgaataaaggaaatgctaGCTTTTGGAGGGATAATTGGTCTGGGTTGGGAGAGTTAGCAAAGTATGGTATTGCTAACACCTCTGGAAGGGGCACTATTTTTGAGTACTTTAAGGAAGGCAAGTGGAATACTCATAAGCTTAACCAAAAGGGACCATGTGGTGAATCATATTTTACAATTAACTCTACTTTAAGGAATTTGGCACAGTGGAATATCTATAATCGGAATCCTTCTTTAGTCAACAAAATGATGTGGCATAAGAAATCTCCTTTTaaagtttcctttttcttatggAAAGTTTTCAGAAATAAGGTTGTTGTTGACCTTaatctaaaaaaaattcaatgttCACTTACCCTCTAGGTGATCTTGCTGTGTTATTCATGATCAAGAGGATTTGGATCATTTATTTTTCAAGAGCAGGATCAGTCAGAAGATTTGGATGCACTTCAATCAAATTTTTGGGATTTTTCAAAACACTAACAATCTGAGACATCAAGTGATAACTTGGTGGCTTACTAAAGGGAAAAATCCTATTCCGAATATGGCTTTACAAATACTTCCTGGCATCATTATTTGGCAAGTTTGGAAAGATAGGTGCAAGGTTATATTTGAGGAAAGGACTATGTCTACTCAGAGAATCACTTTGAGAATATGGCAACTGGTTATGATCATTCATAAACAATTTCCACATGTTGATCCTTTTATGCATTGGTCTTAGTTTATACAAGTTATGGAGCAGGCAAGATATTATTTCAAGTTCTTTGCAGTTAAATGGTCCTTTCCACCTCAAAATTATGTGAAATTGAACAATGATGGGTGTTCTAAAGGTAATCCTGGTAACAGTGGAGGAGGTGGTCTCAATAGAGATAATAAAGGACATTTGGTTCTTTGCTTTTGGAGTAAACTTTGGcatcaacaccaacaacatggcAGAAGCTCAAGCTATGGAGATAGGGATTGGGTGGTGAATACAGAAAGGCTTCATGAAGCTGGAGTTAGAAAGTGATTCCAAACTTCTTGTGGATTGGATAATGGACAAAAGCAATCCACCATGGAATATTATGGACATTGTGTTGAACATTAAGAACTTActtgaaaaaattgaaagctgGAAGATTGATCACTGTTTCAGGGAAGGCAATAGAGCAGCAGATTGTCTCTCCAATTGGAGACTGGAATGCAGAGAAATAAAGTGGATCAtagaatttaatattttatccCCTTCAAGATGATAACACAAACTGAATGGACTATAAGTCTGTGGTACACAAAACCTTCCCAAGATGTAACCTGGACCTGTTCTGTGACACCATTGACAAAGTGACAccaactttaaaataaaaactagCCTCTTGGCAAAAGGCTACAAATGAAAAAGTGAAGGTAAACACTGATTGGAGCTATCTGACAAAGAATGAGAGTGAGTTAGAGATGATAATGATGGGACAGTTTGTTACAGTGTGAAAGTAACAATATGGCTGAAGCTCTAACTGTCAAACATAATGTGAACCAATGCATAATCCTTAGTGTCACATACCTGGAGTTGGAGCTAGACACTACTAGAAATAGAAGTTTTGTTTGTCTTtgtaaaacatgatttttccatCTCATTCTCATCGAACCAGCTCACTGAGAACACACAAGGTGGAAACAAGTTCCCACTGAAACGCTAGAAAACttaataatttttccatgtgaaaACATTACTATTTAAGCTTTTTCCATCGACATTCAATGGAAATAGCCACTGAACATTTTTCCGTGAAAAATTCAGCGAGAAAACAGTAATTTTTAGTAGTGAGACTCACAAATCATTATTAGGATACCTCAAAACAAGTCTAACAAGAACTACAAACTAAATCAAGTGATTGACACTGCTCTTGAGAAGTAGAATGAGATTAATATAATGTCACTATCTCCCACTGCTTAAGGAAAAAAAACCAAGTTGTTTAGCAAACATGCCTCCATGTAAGAATCCACCTTAacttcatttcaagaatttcctataaATACTCAAGGTCCTTTCCAAATGAATAGATACAACTTACCTAGTGagctagtatatatataaggagtcGAAATGATAtggttaacttttttttttaagttgagaAGCATTTGACTTAGTAGGATGTCCCTTTTCATATAGAATCTTGCTCATTTTTTGTTGGCTGGAATGGTTAATTTAACTAGTCTAGTATTATATCATAAAGTCCGGCAATTCCCCTCATCGGTGCTTATGTGTAACGCCCCGTATcttaaaataaaggttagacttgtatcgttagagtttcagaggaaatttgaaggtttgaacatTTTGCGAAAGTGGTTGAGGGGCCTACTTTGGGCAACCATAACACCTTGAttcgttgggaatttggaaaggttcctaaataaaagttgtagtacatagaAATAACTTTCTAAGCATATAAGGATCAGGCCAATCGGAGTCCAGATCAAGGAGTTATGATCGTCTCAAAATGGTTAATAGAGGGGTGCTCAGATTCGATAGAATTGGCTAAGTTTTCTATAGGTCTGCCTTCCATCCAGATTTAGtgaaaatatgttaagaatTTGAGAAAGCGTAAAACAttaaagttgtagccctttgaaatagctttccaacggtatattgtggagcccgaacggagctctgtgctaggagttatgcccattttactaaaTGCTATTGACTTGGTGTAAAATTGACAGGGGAGCTCGCCGAGCTCGCCCCAAAGCGAGGCAAGGGCTCGACTTGGACCGCGCTCAGTGAGGTAGGGGTCCAAAAGTGGGAAAAAGTCAAGAAAATTGTCCAAGTGTAAAATGGACAAGGAAGCTTGCCGAGCGAGGCCCAAAGTGAGGCAGGGGCAAGCTATAGACCGCGCTCGGCGAGCCAGGGGGTCCAAAATGACCCatgttataaattcaacacttaactcAAAATTTCAGTTATTAGACATTACAACTTCGTTCTAAAGCCCTAAGCGTACCGTTTTcctcctctcctcatcctcccACGTCAAGGTAAGATTGCTCTAATGATTCCTAagtaattccaacaattattcatgattagtaacatgattcttcaaccaaaacataggatttcTGAGGTAAATCCTTCCCAAGTGATTCAAAGCTAGAGTTTTCATGTTCTATGTCAGAAAAGCAGTTTAATTCGTTGGATTGGAGCGattacaggtatgtgaggctaactatctacgttagggaatgttcatgattttccctatgcctcattcttcatacttttcaaaaatttgactcagaattttagccctagtttcatggtatgttgtagaactgttatcttctagggttgcaattacagaattcgttcatggttgtcaatttgaatatcatgaactcagcacgtaatctttatagacttatgtattgttaccacatgagtctcagtctagaaattCAGTATGCTCAGAAACAATCAATGTTTTCAGTTTAGTCCAGCATGTCTATTTCAGCTTAGTATTGTTCATTCTTGTTATGGTCTCAGTCtttattaattaatcataattgaacatatgtgattttgcccaagggcacagtcttatgtatacgtatacttggccAAGGCCATTGGTACGTATTTActaagccgaggccatagcgtgtATTTATTATTGGgcgaggccccacatatacaaacacggaTAAAACGGATGATTCGGATACGGAGGAGCGTATGggtattcatatctctacttcATTTGCTATCATAGTTTACAGTTATTAGTTATgggtttcagtttcagttccaGTACTTTATTacttcagttgctttacataccaataaaattcaaatgtgctgatgtctctttttattgcttggggccTGCCGCGATACACAGGTTGAAGACTCAGCTATTTAGGAGTGCacgtatcagctattggtgagccccgcATTCCCGGGCGTTGATCCATTATTTCGGTTTTGAAACTATATTATTCggtattcttagaggcttcgCCAGACACGGTCCGGACGGTCAAATTTGTTATTTTAGCCTTGTTGGCAGTTATACtcagttgttttggtttagccatgttggctactttcAGATATATTCATATTGTCTGAGTATTCCGCATTATCATATTTCAGTCAGACTTCCAGATAATCaacatgtgttagttttattttataaatcagttatgttttggtatcacatgttgattcagccagccagttggttcgctcggtcacatgcagtcaggcaccgggtgccgtgttacgtccaggtccaggttcggggcgtgacattatGACTATCGACATGTATTTGATCATAGTCAAACTGGATTGGAGGAaattatatactccctctgtttcaatttatgtgaacctatttcctttttagtccatgccaaaatgaatgattcctttcctaatttagaaacaaattcactttatgaagtGATTTACGcctacacaaatattcaagacttattttgaaccacaagttttaaaaagtCTTTCACTCTTTTTTAAATGTCGTCTTtatcaaatgggttcacataaattaaaacggagggagtatatccTATAACATTCTTTTCGGGATAGATTAAGAACTACAATATTAAAAATGAACAGAACAAACAAAACAACTGACAAAATAACtgaatttcttgaaattataaTCACAATTTGGAATTTCCCAAGGTTTGTATTGATTATTTCAACCAGTCTTAGGTTTAGGAGCTGATCTTTTGCCTGGAGGTCTTGAAAAATTTGCTCTCTCTTCAGGGTTATAATCACtgtcctcctcctcttcttcttcttctggttCTTGTTCTTTTAAATTTCCTACAGATTCATCAATTATTACAAGTCCTTGGCCTTTTGCATCATCTCCTGGTCCTATTACTACTATTGGTCCTTGGCCTTGTGCATTTCCTGTTGGTACATCACTTGCTGGTTCTTGGTTTTCTTCTGGTGGGACATCTATTGATCTTGATCCTTGGTCATTTCCTGGTTCTGACAAAATTGAACACATgtatccaatttttttttttttaaatattaaaaatataattaaacaaataaatcTTTAACAGTTTAAGCCTTTAAATGATGCTGCAGAAAATCGTATAGTAACACATATATCAAATATAGAAGAAGAAACATAAGGAATTAACGAGGATCGGACAAGCCTACGTGCTCGAAGCAGCAGTAGAGAAAGTTTTCCACTATGAACGAGAAGAATTGTACAAAGATCCTCAATTACAACCATTTTATATAGATCTCAAGTAATTCCTAATCTTATTCGGACAAGGAACTTCCCAAACCGATTATGAAATTTGATATAATTTTAGGATTCACAGAATTCAAGACACAAACAACAGATGAAATGGTTACACATTTTAACATGCTATCAGAGCCACGTGAAGGGGCGtattgaaaatatatttaaggAATAAAAGTGTACTCCTACCCgtttaaacttttagatgagatggatAATTTCAACAAAATAGTGTTTCTATAATGAAAATTAAGAGGGGAAAGAAAGAGTGAAAATTTTCAGACAGTCTTTTAACTCATACCTTGAATCTTGTTCTTCGTTTCTGTGATGAATTCagccatcttttttttttgttctagcTATTGTCTGTCTCTCATGGATCAAATGAGCTTTATAGAAGATTAAATGTTGAAGGATTCATTACTTACTTTCtgtttataataaaatatagaaCCAGGCACGTTCATTCATTCGTAAATCATTATTTTATACCAGGCGGCCTATTTTAAAATGTTTACTTGATTCGTTTTTCTTTTCCAATGGGCCAAGTTGGTAATGAGGATAtacaccttaatttttttttcttttacttttttatttgaaagtAGATATTAGGGACCACCAATTGATAcaaatttgactaatttatgtTATTCTTTATATGTAACGCGTCCACAAACCCCCACTCAACCCAACTGGAATGACGCAACTGGTCATATCAAATGATCAAATCATTAGAAGTAGTAAAcgtttttctattatatataagtatcTAATAGGGATTAACACCGCAATAAATGCTTGTActaaaagctatataaattgtacactttacccAACTAATTTTTTATCTCACCTGAACATATgttatagtactgaatatttattcccttctcatgtatatacgtatgcacttcaattttaattctccgacacatttattttctccgtgtacttttacttgttcacttttgacttttcaagttctttaagaattaataaatgaagtactccctccgtcccatattacttgaccaCATTCTcgaactacttttttatcccaagtggacatatgtcatagtactgaatatttattctcttctcatgtatgcacgtatgcacttcaattttaattttccgacacatatttattttctacgtgcacttttacttattcacttttgacttttcacgttctttaaaaactaataaatgaagtactccctccgtcccatattacttggccacgttactaaaaatatatgtccaaattacttgttcgcttacaaaatcaagataaaattaattaaatctttctcatcttaccCTCTCCGtctcccatattacttggccacattactaaaaatatatatatccaaattacttgttcatttacaaaaccaagataaaattaactaaatcttttccatcttacccttagtaataaatgttcttgaaaatagtcaattttgattagaatgtatttattggagagagataggagtaaaatagtaaaatacatcttttatttatgatttcttaaggggtgtgcaaaagAGAAAATGGCAAGTAATATGGAACGAAAGAAGTATATGttttatcataatattcatatttattggtgtaagtctcaatagccttgaaaaatgatttgaaaatgagtaattaacgtgaagggtaaaattaataattagaacaaaaatttctttctctcgATATGTTAatatggacaagtaaaagtgaacggagtgagtgacttttatccccgttttccttctttgtcaatactttaaacgtgaagagaggacgaacaatagcaatgcaaatttgtaccaaaagttatatacattgtacactttaaccaactacttttttattccacttggacatatgtcatagtactgagtatttattctcttcttatgtatacacatatgcacttcaaatttaattctcctacaTATATTTATTCCCTATGTGCACTTTTAGTtttccacttttgacttttcacgttctttaaaaattaataaatgaagtatatatcttatcataatatccatatttattggcgtatagtctcaatagcattacaaaatgatttaaaaatgagtaattaatgtgaagggtaaaataagaagaagaaaaatttctttctcctgATATGTCAACGTGGACgagtaaaagtgaagggagggagtgatttttatccccattttcctcctttgtcaatactttacttattttactctcctttgcattctgtgattattatttctttacatttataaaatgtattcctttatattttcatttcgtaatttggtgatttacaatataacatactccctccgtttcaatttatgtgaacccatttgacagggcacgacatttaagaaagagtgaagacttttgaaacttatggttcaaaataagtcttgaatatttgtgtggctgtaaatcatttcataaagtgaatttgtttccaaattaggaaagaggtcattcattttggcacggactaaaaagaaaataggttcacataaattgaaacagagagaatatatctttctaattttgatttctttgtaacaattatttttatctataattgttaagaaaaaaattataatatattttttaaattaatttaataaaaatattttattagttttgctttcaaaaaaattcaatatatacaaaaatggtTCTTATGCTAGTTTATTACTATGGCATGTGattattcaatcatacaaatacTTGTGATAATACAAGCAAAAAATATGCGGATAAATTTTTATGCACATATTTTTTTATGCCTTTATTGCAGTAATATAAAGGTATCCAACCTTCGATCTCAATATGATAGTCATCTTAGTGAATAGCTTGAAACTCAACGAATTTCTCTGAGATTTCCTATAATACAAtgtacggaaaagggccaaaattacccctgaactttcagaaatagtttatttatacccttcgttatattaTTAGGCCAATTGggcccttaccgttatactatgggccaaatatacccctgaactttcaaaaatagtttatttatccattttctaattattaactaaattgattacataaaatatattttgttacatgttgctatatataatgACAATTAGACTCATTTGTTTTAATTACAAAGATTAAATTCTTTTTACCCGTCATTTAATTTCACCTAATCCGTTTTGtttatttcaaatcaaataaagtacCCGTACCCGTTTTGTttatttcattacaggtttcgTTTCTATAAAACATGGTGGTATACAAAATGAAAACCCAAAATGAAGGATCATAAAATTATGGATAACACGATGACTTTTTGGTTTTATTACATAAATTGTGATTCTTGTGATTATGATGGCTAGTATGTGTTCTATTTTCAAATACTTGTTGGTGGTCCATTCATGAATTAGTCAGAGGAACAGACTCAACTATTCCATAATGGATTTCCGGATAGAatggtttttttgttttttttcctcttctacATGATTTCTTTGCATTGTTTTCATTTCTATGGAGAaagaataaatttatttttaacctTCGATCTATTAatggtgaaatttttttatttgagtttTCATACTTATGTGAATAGCTCCGTaatgaaataaacaaaatacaaagtattttatttggtttgaaataAACAAAACGGGTTGGGTGAAATAAAGTGAGGGGTCGGATTCGGTGATTAATTTATTataaactacgtatatatacatattgggagaaatatttatataaatatacgatagttttccttatttacaaaacataacgatatattacaaaacatgacggattttcatatatttttcatttttttattttttttcagaaaatatatatattttttataaaaaaaatattttttttaaaaaaatatttttatttttaaaaaaaataatttttatatatatttttttaaatattaatttttttatttttttttgctcaatggcttaaaaaattacctcatatttctgtgtatgaaagttgtatgaaatgtgtatgtgtgagcaaaatttttaatataattttcatatacaaaattttgagcgaaaactttaagccttgaatattgtatgaaaattgttacaatgttgttgtagttgtattaattttcgaAAAACCtaaaatgaaatttatatacaaacaatgtgaatgaaattctaagtcttgaggaagatatacacatttcataccattctcatgcataaaattttaagcataatgtttaagccttgatcaagatatacacatttcatacgttcttcatacataaaatttgaaaacTTTTTAAGAAGGATGAGcaaaatatacacatttcatacacaaaaatttgacgattattttaagtcttgaatgttgtatcaaagttatatacaatgttgttgtagttgtattaattttataaatctaacatgaactttatacatgaaaatgtgagcgaaattttaagacatgagcaagatacaaatttcatattgttttcatacacacaattttgagcggatttttaagccttgaacgagatatacacatttcatacatttttcatacactaaattttgagcaaactttttaagtcttgagcgagatatacacatttcatacaactttcatacataagtttttgagcaaaaaaaaaaatattaatttaaaaaaaaaaaaaaaaaaatttaaaaatatatttctttttaaaaaataaaaaaatattttttaaaaaaatgatttttaaaaaataaaaaataatttaaaaatatatatattttttttaaatataaagcatgttttgtataggatttgtaatgttatgttttgtaaatataaaactatcgtcacgttt contains:
- the LOC132060939 gene encoding uncharacterized protein LOC132060939, whose protein sequence is MAEFITETKNKIQEPGNDQGSRSIDVPPEENQEPASDVPTGNAQGQGPIVVIGPGDDAKGQGLVIIDESVGNLKEQEPEEEEEEEDSDYNPEERANFSRPPGKRSAPKPKTG